The following coding sequences lie in one Polynucleobacter asymbioticus genomic window:
- a CDS encoding spermidine synthase gives MSDVSMAMESVTFSESGGVRYLHFGSELIQGAMRIRDPDEIYLEYNQQMMAWLLFLETKPGMRIAQLGLGTGALTKFAHRYCPAVKTTVVELNPAVIVSARSMFFTPDDDRRLETLQVDAKAFVQNAKYQNHFDAVQVDLYDAICDGPAASSLDFYKGCYSILKSPGVLTVNLFSRHKSFDVNLNNICEAFDNRVLLFPESHDCNVVALAFKGPKLDVEWKEVSKRAKLLMEKTGLPTNTWASGLNRENAHQENKLSI, from the coding sequence ATGTCAGATGTTTCTATGGCTATGGAGTCAGTAACGTTTTCTGAGAGTGGTGGGGTGCGCTATCTGCACTTTGGTAGCGAGTTGATACAAGGTGCAATGCGTATTCGCGACCCGGATGAGATTTACCTTGAGTACAACCAACAAATGATGGCTTGGCTTCTATTCTTGGAAACTAAGCCAGGAATGCGGATTGCCCAACTTGGTCTGGGTACTGGAGCGCTTACCAAGTTTGCACATCGTTATTGCCCTGCAGTCAAAACAACTGTTGTTGAGCTGAATCCCGCGGTAATTGTTTCTGCTCGCAGTATGTTTTTCACTCCGGATGATGATCGTCGCTTAGAAACTTTACAAGTAGATGCCAAGGCTTTTGTTCAGAATGCGAAGTATCAAAATCATTTTGATGCAGTTCAGGTCGACCTATATGACGCTATTTGTGATGGGCCCGCAGCGAGCTCCCTGGATTTCTATAAAGGCTGTTACAGCATTCTGAAATCCCCTGGGGTTTTAACAGTGAATTTGTTTTCACGTCACAAGAGTTTTGATGTCAACCTCAATAACATATGCGAAGCTTTTGATAATCGCGTGCTGCTATTTCCTGAATCACATGATTGCAATGTAGTTGCTTTGGCTTTCAAGGGGCCGAAATTAGATGTCGAGTGGAAAGAGGTCTCTAAGCGGGCTAAGTTATTGATGGAAAAAACAGGATTGCCAACCAATACCTGGGCATCGGGCTTAAACCGCGAAAATGCCCATCAAGAAAATAAATTGTCTATCTAA